The following is a genomic window from Balneolaceae bacterium.
TTCTTCCTTGCTAAATAATCGGGAAATTTTACTTATCGATCAGTCATTAGAACCCGCCAACGATAAAACATGGTGTTTTTGGGAGGATCTTACCTTACCTGATGAAGAACTGATCCATCATGCCTGGGATCGACTATTTATAAGAATAGACGGCCAAAATTATGAAGAGAGACTCAAAAAATACCAGTACAAATGTCTAAGAAGTGAAGATTTTTGTGGATATATATTGGAGATGGCTAAGAATAGCAGTCAGGTCACTTTTTTAGAGGCCGATGTGAAAGGCTTTACAAGTGATGGTAACTGCGGACAGGTATATACATCCAAAGGGGATTATAATTCTCAGAAAATTTTTCAAAGCGTTTTAAAACCTTCAGGATTTAATAATCTAAAAGTTGATATCTCCTTAATTCAACATTTCCTGGGATGGGAAATAACTTGTAAGCAAGAGATGTTCGATCCCAAAACTCCAATTTTTATGGATTTTGAGGTTCCTCAAATGAATGGGATTTCATTTATCTACCTGTTACCATTCTCAAAACGAAAAGCCCTTGTGGAGTACACCATTTTCTCAGAAGAATTAATCCCAAAAGATCAATACAGAAAACAAATCAGAGAATATTTAAGATCGAACTATAATTTACAAGCTGATGATTTTTCTTATTCACGTGAAGAGTTTGGGGGTATCCCGATGGAAGATCGAAGATACCCTTCTACATATTGCGACTATGTATGGAATATTGGCACTGTTGGCGGATTTGCCAAACCCTCAACCGGTTATATGTTCAGCAGAATTCAAAAACGCAGTTCAGAAATCGTAAAAGCTCTGGAAACAGGAGATAAGATACCTGAGGATCGAGCTTCATCCTATCGATTTAGAGTCTATGACGAGATGATGCTCTATCTACTCGCTTATGAAAAAAATAATGCATTGGAAGTATTTAAGTGTTTGTTTCAAAAAAACAAATTCGATCAAGTGCTTCAATTTTTGTCGGAGGAATCTACATTTGCTCTTGAACTATCTATCTTTTCCAAGATGCCCTATATACCATTTTTTAGATCGATCTATAAAATGAAACACCGCATTTTTTCGGGTGTTTAGTTTTTTCTGTTAAGTAAATCTCACAATATAAAATTGTAGAATTTTACACGTTTAAATTTTAATATTATCGAAATTTTGATTTAAGTTATGAGCTGTTTATTGACTATGAATCAATCTGCTCTTTCTATTTTATCCTTTGAAAGGATATGAAGGTTTCGAACCGTGGTTATTGGTCAATCTGAACTCGATTCAGATTCTCCATTCATCTTTACAGCCAGTATCTGGAGATCCCGAATCAAGTTCAGGATGACGGTCAGAGTTTTGCAAAGCCTTCTATGAATCGAACTAATTAAATTTGTAATTTTAATTAAGTTACTTGACTCAAATTTATTAAATCATTTTATTAATGAGTTCAAGTACATAAAGCTTTTTTGGGTCTTATACATTTGGGGTAAAAATGAATAATTGGGTAAAATTATCCTTATCGCTGGGTTTGTTATCTCTCATCTTCATTGGGAGTTGCAATGAAACCGGAAGTTCCGGTCAGGTAAAACTGCATCCGGGCGACAATTTCCAACAGGCAAATGATAATTTTCCTGCAGGAACTGTATTTGTAGTTACTTCCGGTATTCATGAAGGACAACGAATTCATAATCCAAAAAATGGCAATGTATGGTTGGGAGAACAAGGCGCGGTATTAGATGGTCAAGACAAGATTAAAGCAGCGTTCACCGGGAAAGCTGTTAATGTTAAGATCCAGGGAATTGAAATTCGCAACTATACTGATAATGGCATCTATTTTGACGCTGGCGAGAAAGTTCAATTTAAACGACTACGCATCACTGATACCGGCTCGGGAACCGGAGAACTAAATGGTGCTATTCGGCTCAATGATGTGTCAGATATTACCGTCTCTCATAGTCATTTTGAGAGAGTATCGTCCGGTATTTTGCCAACCGATTGCGAAGGGCCGGTATTGATAGATTGGAATACCGGAATTAACGTTGGCAGAAATTTCGTACAGCTGGGTAAATGCACAGGAGCAAATATCCGCATTGAATATAATACCATGGAAAGACGTGGAGACTACCTCAGACCTGGTGCCCAGGATGTTGAAGACTGGATATCAGTTTACAGATCAAGGGGTACAGAAAACAGTCCCATCCAAATAAAATATAATCGGGCAAGAGGGCACGGACATTCTAAATATGGCTCGTTCATCATGCTGGGTGATGCTGGCGGACGGCACCAGGTTGCTGAAGGAAACGTTGGCGTGACTCCGGGACAGGTTGGAATTGGAATTGCCGGCGGCGAAGATATTAAAGTGAATAATAATCTTCTATACAGTGATGAATGGAAAGACAGCAATATAGCTCTTTACTCTGCAGATTACAGTGAACCGGAACCCTGTGATGATCATGTTATCACTAATAATCGTACACTTTGGTATCACAGAACCGGGGTTCAAAATAACCTCTGGACTGATAAGCGCTGCGATCCGGTTGTTGAGAATAATTTATATCCTGATTACAGTCTAAACCATAGTATTTGGGAGTCTTCTAAAGCCGCACGACCAAACTAAATGATAGGCACTAATTAAGAACCTATTCCCTCAAAAAGGCTGTCCAATCTTCCATCAATATTCTCTCCAAAAATTTCGAAGGGAACCTTGTGGTTCACCACCTCTTTCACATTACTCGCCTCAATCACTTCCTGGTAGGTTTCATAACAGTCGAGTGCTTTTCTGAACTTATGCATATCCTCTTCAGAACACTTTTCAATAAACTTAATCTCTTCATCATCGGAAACTTCAAGCCTGAATTTCCCATCAAGATCCACCTCTCCCATTCGTGTAAATAGTGCCAGTCTTTTGGGATACTTCTCTCCCTCCTCTTTCATCTTACAGAAAACTCGTTTCACTACGGCATGCGTCACTAAATGATCGTGAAAACCACTCACTCCGTGTACGGCATACGTGACAAGAACATCTGGTTCAATTTTACTGATATGTGTTTCAATATGATCTTCAATCTCAATTGGATTTAGATTTTTCAATTCCCCATCCGGCAGATCAAGAACTTCCATACCCGTTAAACCAAGTACATCTTGCACACACAACATCTCCTCATAGCGAATTTGTCCCATCTTTTTCTTATCCACTCCCAGTTTGAAGCGTTGTTTGGTGGCTTCACCCTTGGTAAGAGTTAATAAATACACTTCATGGCCCTGGCGGAGTTGAGCAGATATGGCCGGTGCAGGACCAAAGGATTCATCATCCGGATGGGGGAAAATATATAAGACTTTCATTTTTGTGTGTGTTTCAAAGATTAAAAATAGCGATACCTACATATTATAATTCGTTATTCAATAAAATCGATTCATAAAAAAACCCACCACCCCGAAACATCGGGAACGGCGGGTTTTTATTTTCGTCTAAATCAAGACTTCATTTCCGTCAAACTCCTGACGGTAACGTAACGGTCAAATGATCAGGAGCACCCTGTTGTAGAGCCGCAGGTCATGCATTTTAAACATGTGCCGTTTCGGATCATTGTCATGCTCCCGCACTCAGAGCAAGAGTCGCCTGTGTAACCCAATTGTTTTGCCCTGTCGTAATCAGATTCAGCATCATCTTCTTGTTGATACTGCTCTTTCTGAATGACGTTGGCACCTTCATTTACCGTTTTTGTTTTATTTTTTGTTTGAGACTTTTTTGCAACTTCATCAGCAAGCTCCTCCTCTTCGGACGGCCGAAGTTTTCTTTTTAAAATATCTTCAGGAGCAACATGAGCCAGATCTTCTCGTCCAAGATAGGTAACTGCAAGTTCCCTGAAGATGTAGTCGATAACGGATGTTGTCATCTTCACATGAGGGCTGCCATTAACCATTCCGCTTGGCTCGAACTTGGTGAATGTAAATGCATCCACAAACTCTTCGAGAGGAACACCGTGCTGCAAGCCAAGTGAAATGGCAATTGCAAAGCAGTTGGTCAAACTTCTGAAAGCAGCACCTTCACGATGCATATCAATGAAGATTTCTCCAAGTTGGCCATTTTCATATTCACCGGTTCGCAGGTAAACACTCTGTCCGCCTATTTTCACTTTCTGTGTATAACCGTTTCTTCTGAATGGAAGCCGCTTACGCCGTGCCACATACTTGTGAATAATTTTTTCAGCGGTTTGAACCACTTTATCTTGCGCTGAAGCTGTATCTTCATCTTCATCCTCGAGCTCTTCAATTACATCATTCATAGAGTTCAAAGGCTGACTCAGCTTCGAGCCATCGCGATAAAGCGCATTGGCTTTCAGCATTTTTTCCCAAGACTGCATATAGGCATCTTTGAAATCCTCAACCGTAGCTTCATTTGGCAAGTTAATGGTCTTTGAAATTGCGCCGGAGATGAATGGCTGTGCTGCCGCCATCATATTAATGTGACCTTCAGCCGAAATAAAACGTTTCCCAATTCTTCCGCACTTATTCGCGCAATCAAATACAGGATAATCTTTTTCCTTCAGATGAGGAGCCCCTTCAATCGTCATCGTTCCACAAACATAATCGTTGGCATCCTGAATCTGATCTTTTGAAAATCCGAGATATCGAAGCATATCAAAATTATGATCAGAGAGTTGATCCTCCGAAAGGCCAAGCACATCTTTACAGAAATCCTCACCCAGTGTCCAGTGGTTAAAGGCAAATTTGATGTCAAAACTTCCGGGCAGAGCTTCTTCAATTGCTTCCAGTTTTTCGTCCGTAAATCCTTTCTCTTTAAGAGTTTCAGGATTGATATGCGGACAACCTTCAAGTGCACCCGAACCCTTGGCATAATTAATGATATCATCAATCTCATTCTTCTTATAACCAAGATTCTTGAGAGCAAGAGGCACACTTTGATTAATGATCTTGAAGTATCCACCACCGGCCAGTTTCTTAAATTTCACCAGGGCAAAATCAGGCTCAATTCCGGTAGTGTCGCAATCCATCACCAATCCAATGGTTCCGGTTGGAGCAATAACTGTAACCTGTGCATTTCGATATCCGTTCTTTTCTCCCAATTCCACGGCTGCATCGGCATTTTTACGGGCAGCGTTCAAGAGATATGCCGGGCAATGATCTTCACTGATTCCCATTGGTGTAATGGTTAGCCCTTCATACGCCTCATCGTCGGCATCATAAGCAGCTCGTTTGTGATTTCTGAGTACCCGCAGCATATGCTCTTTATTTCTTTCGTATCCTTCAAAAGGTCCAAGCTCGCCGGCCAGTTCGGCACTTGTTTCGTATGCTTTCATGTGCATCATACAAGTAAGTGCGCCGGCAATTGCACATCCCTTTTCACTGTCATAAGGAACACCCTGTACCATCAACGCTGCACCAATATTTGCAAAGCCAAGGCCCAGTGTTCGGAATACGTAGGAAAGTTCTGCTATCTCTTTGGATGGGAACTGCGCCATCAATACAGCTATTTCAAGTACAACCGTCCAGAGTCTTGAAGCGTGACGAATAGATTCAACATCAAATTCGCTGCAATCTTCATCTTTAAAATATTTCATCAAATTCAATGATGCGAGATTACAGGCCGTATTATCGAGGAACATATACTCCGAACAGGGATTACTCGCATTAATCGGACCATCTTCCGGGCAGGTGTGCCACTCGTTAATTGTATCGTGATACTGCGCACCGGGATCGGCGCAAGACCAAGCCGCATAACTTATCTGATCCCACAAATCCCGGGCATCCAGTGTTTTCATCGGCTCAGGTTCTCTGCCCTCTTTTTTTGCATTCTTTCGTTCAACTCTGCCATAAAGGTTCCACTCTTTGTCATCTACAACAGCGTTCATAAAGCTATTGGGCACACGAACGGAGTTGTTAGAATTTTGTCCGCTCACCGTAGCATAAGCTTCCGAATTCCAGTCGGTATCATAGGTATCAAATTCAATATCAGTGAAACCCTGTCCGGCTAATTGGATCACGCGCTCAATATAATTCAGTGGCACCTGATCGCGTTTTGCCTGTTTAATCGCCTTGCCGAGATCTTCATTTTTAATGGGGTCACGACTCACAGCACCATTGTATGTTTTCCCATCAATTTCTACAGGCTCATTGCAAAGGTTGATAATTTTTTTGAGATGCTTTTGCGTGATTTTTGAACCTGCCACAATTGCTGCAACTTTCTGCTCTTCACGAACTTTCCAGGTGATGTACTCTTCAATATCGGGATGATCGAGATCGAGCGTAACCATTTTTGCTGCCCGCCGTGTCGTACCACCAGATTTTATCGCACCAGCTGCACGATCTCCAATTTTCAGGAAACTCATCAAACCGGATGATTTTCCCCCGCCACTCAAAGGCTCATTTTCACCTCGGATTTTTGAAAAATTACTTCCTGTTCCTGAACCATATTTAAAAAGTCTTGCTTCACGGACCCAGAGATCCATAATTCCACCTTCATTCACAAGATCGTCATCTATACTTTGAATGAAGCATGCATGAGGTTGCGGATGTGAATAGGCATCTTCTGATTTTTTAAGCTCACCGGTTTTGCCATCTACATAGTAGTGTCCCTGCGCGGGGCCGTTAATTCCATATGCCCAGTGGAGTCCCGTGTTAAACCATTGGGGACTGTTTGGCGCTGCCATCTGGTTGGCGAGCATATATCGAAGTTCATCGTAAAATATTTTAGCTTCCTCTTCAGAATCGAAGTAATCGTGTTTCCATCCCCAGTAAGTCCAGCAACCTGCTAATCGATGAAAAACCTGTTTACTATCAATTTCATGGCTATACCGTTCATCTTTGTCAATTTTTTCCAGTGCTTTCTCATCGGCAACGGATCGCTGCAACCAAGCTGGCACCCCTTTCTCTTTTACTTTTTTCGTTTTTGCAGGTACACCGGCTTTTCGAAAATATTTTTGAGCGATAATATCTGTGGAGACTTGTGACCAGGATGATGGAACCACTACATTTTCCATCTGAAAAATAACCGAACCGTCGGGATTCTTTATCTCTGATTTTCTTTTCTCAAACTTGATCTCTTCGTACGGTGAACTCCATTTTTCATTCGTATAAAAACGCTTGAATTTCATATCTGTATTCTCCTCTTTTGTCTGGTATTATCGTGAGAGCTGTAAAATTTTTTATGTCGACGATTTTCGCTTTATAGCAGTAAATCGTACCAACCAATATATTTGTGAGAGCAAGACACAGCAAGAAAAAAATCAAATACTTTTCCACAAATTCGGGAAGTTATCCACATTTGCTTATCTCAATGTGTTAAATACAAAAATTGATTCGTGATTATACCCTGTAAAAAAACACTTTTCATGATCAAAAAATTAGAAATAAAGTTTTATGATTCGATAGATTTATAAAATGTGGATAAAAACCAACCATATCTCTTTGAAAAGACGGATTATTAAAATTATCAACACAACTAAAAGTTATCCACATTAGATCGAATAAATTAATAATTATTAATATTATACTATTTAAGTAATATCATTTAATATTTTTTAATACACTTTTAATTTACTTTTTAAGTATTTTTTATCTGTTTTTTTAATATTTATGTAACTTATATAAATATATTATTTAGTATATTTTTTGTTATATAATAACCATCCGAAGGCATCTCGAGAGGGCTTTGCATTACTGCCCGTCTGCACGCTGTATGTGCGGGCTAGGATGACACCATCAGCCGGTAAAACAACCGACAGATGGGTATTTAAGCCTCCTGAAGGCTATGCAAACTCTGACCGTCATCCTGAACTTTCCCATCGGGATCCCTCCGCGGGATTCAGGATCTCCAGATACTGGCTATAAAGACGAATGGAGAATCTGAATCGAGTTCAGATTGACCAATAACCACGGTTTTGCAAAGCCTTCTTAAAACACAATCCCAGTCTGAATGCTGACTTTTCGGTCAGACAAGTTAATGCACAAAGAGATAGCCCCTCAGTCTGTAAATCCAACCGTCTGATGGATTTATCAATAGCCTCTAACAAAAAATGAAGTTCAACAATCATAATTTAGAATGATTGTCTTTGGTTTGATGCCTCATAAAATTGTTTGTAGGTAATCGACTATATAAAATTTGATTTACCTAAATGTTACTTTCTTGTGATTCATATTTACTATCCTAAACCGATCCTTTTATACACAAACTTTTTGATTCATTATGGATATAAACATGAGATATATACTCACAGTAATAGTTCTTCTTTTTGTATTTGTCGGGAATGGTTTTGCACAACCTGTCAACTTAAATCCTGATAGTATAGATAGCTTTGTTATGGACCCAGCTACCTTTAATGAAGAAGATAACAGCAACTCAGTTTGGGAACTGGCACCCTTCGGCAGAAAAGACCCGACAATCTACAGATCAGCAAAAAAGGAGAATGGTGATCCAATTATCGAAGCGAGTTCCAAACAATCAATATCAAGTGTAAAGGTTGAATTGAATGCAAATCCAGAAATTTTTCCGATTATTGAATGGGAATGGATGGTTCAGTCGGTTCTTGAATCAGGTGACGTAACTGAAAAAGATGGTGATGATTATGCAGCCCGAATTTATATTACATTTGACTACCCGGTTTCTGATCTTGGTTTTGGCGACAGGATCAAATATAGATTTTATACCACATTTACCTCGTTTGATGTGCCCACTCGTGCCCTGAATTATGTATGGGCAAACAAAGCAAAAGTTGGATCAATTCATTCAAACCCCTACACGGATTGGGTTCAGGTTGTAGCTGTTCAGTCCGGCAACGAGAAAGCGGGAACCTGGCAATCAGAAAAAAGAAATATTCTTGAAGATTATAGAGCTGCATTTGGAGAGGAACCACCCGCCATCACCGGAATACAGATCATGACTGATTCAGACAACACAGGTGAGTCAGCAGAAGCAGCCTATGGAAAAATTATTCTTAAAAAGAGATCATCTTCATCTGGTATGAATGATTAGTTCAAATCTCGTAAGTTTTGGTATGAAACAATTACCAATAGAAATATAATGCCAAAACATACGTACAGTTATACGGTTCCATTTAAAGTCCGATCATACGAAGTTGATCATCACCAGGAAGCAAATATCTCATCTATTTGCAACTATTTTCAAGAGGCCGCCGGGCTACATGCAAGGGAATTGAAGTTTGATATATCAGACCTTCAAAAGAAGGGACTTACCTGGATTTTGTATAAACTCCAGGTAAAAGTTTACACATTTCCTAAACGATGGGAGTCGTTACGTGTAACTACCTGGCCCTCTACCGGTGATGGATTGCGCGCCTACCGAGACTACGAACTATATAACGAAGAGGATAAAGTTCTGGCTGTTGGATTGAGCCAATGGATGGTAGTAGACATCCATAAAAAAAGACCTGTTAAAATGCCTGATGAACTGATGAGCAGCCGTTTTAAAACGGATAATCATGTATTGGAACTGAATAAAAATAATCTAATGTCAGTAACAGATAAGGATGCTGAGTTTATATCAACCGCAGGTCTAAATGATCTTGATATGAACAAACATGTAAATAATGTACGTTACATCGACTGGATGACCGGCTACAATTTCACAGAATGTAAATCAAAAAAATGTAACGAAATCATCATCCAATATTCTGCTGAAACAAAGGTGGGAGATAAAATATATCTCGCCAGAAATTTCAACCCTGACAGTAAAGATGAGATTGATTATACGCTGTTTAAGAATACAGAGAAACGCATTATCGCAAATGCAAAAACGTTTTGGTCGTAGCCTTACCTTTTATCAATAACTTCTGGTTCGTCACTCCTGTCTTTTCGAAAGTCTGACGGATGTCCCTCCATTTCATTAAACTCCTTAAAAGTATAAATTAATCCGATTAAGAAGAGTACGACAACAAAGATACCGGATGAAAAAATAAACGGCGCATCCATTAGCGGCCTCCATATTTAATAATTTTAAAATATGCACCAAATCCGAGAATTGACGGAACCCAAATGGCTACAAATAATCCGGCTTGCTGGTCTAAAGTAAACCACAACACAATAGACAATATCATGGAAATTAAAGCCGCTGTCAGAATAAAATAGTCTGATTTTTTCAGCATCTATATATAAGTTTTAATTTTTTAGTATTACATATAAAAGGAACATCAGCAGAAGATAGTTCCTGACATTGCTAACTCTTTTTTACTTATCCCAATCTGGCGCAAATGATGGATTAACAAGTCGTTTTGACTTATCGAGTTCATCAATTTGTTGAAAGTGTTCGTCAGAAAGTTCAAAATCAAAAATATCCAAATTCTCTTCGAGGTGTTCTTTGGATGATGCTTTTG
Proteins encoded in this region:
- a CDS encoding lycopene cyclase family protein, whose protein sequence is MPDQKNFDIIIAGAGAAGLSLLWRILDSSLLNNREILLIDQSLEPANDKTWCFWEDLTLPDEELIHHAWDRLFIRIDGQNYEERLKKYQYKCLRSEDFCGYILEMAKNSSQVTFLEADVKGFTSDGNCGQVYTSKGDYNSQKIFQSVLKPSGFNNLKVDISLIQHFLGWEITCKQEMFDPKTPIFMDFEVPQMNGISFIYLLPFSKRKALVEYTIFSEELIPKDQYRKQIREYLRSNYNLQADDFSYSREEFGGIPMEDRRYPSTYCDYVWNIGTVGGFAKPSTGYMFSRIQKRSSEIVKALETGDKIPEDRASSYRFRVYDEMMLYLLAYEKNNALEVFKCLFQKNKFDQVLQFLSEESTFALELSIFSKMPYIPFFRSIYKMKHRIFSGV
- a CDS encoding PIG-L family deacetylase gives rise to the protein MKVLYIFPHPDDESFGPAPAISAQLRQGHEVYLLTLTKGEATKQRFKLGVDKKKMGQIRYEEMLCVQDVLGLTGMEVLDLPDGELKNLNPIEIEDHIETHISKIEPDVLVTYAVHGVSGFHDHLVTHAVVKRVFCKMKEEGEKYPKRLALFTRMGEVDLDGKFRLEVSDDEEIKFIEKCSEEDMHKFRKALDCYETYQEVIEASNVKEVVNHKVPFEIFGENIDGRLDSLFEGIGS
- a CDS encoding vitamin B12-dependent ribonucleotide reductase — encoded protein: MKFKRFYTNEKWSSPYEEIKFEKRKSEIKNPDGSVIFQMENVVVPSSWSQVSTDIIAQKYFRKAGVPAKTKKVKEKGVPAWLQRSVADEKALEKIDKDERYSHEIDSKQVFHRLAGCWTYWGWKHDYFDSEEEAKIFYDELRYMLANQMAAPNSPQWFNTGLHWAYGINGPAQGHYYVDGKTGELKKSEDAYSHPQPHACFIQSIDDDLVNEGGIMDLWVREARLFKYGSGTGSNFSKIRGENEPLSGGGKSSGLMSFLKIGDRAAGAIKSGGTTRRAAKMVTLDLDHPDIEEYITWKVREEQKVAAIVAGSKITQKHLKKIINLCNEPVEIDGKTYNGAVSRDPIKNEDLGKAIKQAKRDQVPLNYIERVIQLAGQGFTDIEFDTYDTDWNSEAYATVSGQNSNNSVRVPNSFMNAVVDDKEWNLYGRVERKNAKKEGREPEPMKTLDARDLWDQISYAAWSCADPGAQYHDTINEWHTCPEDGPINASNPCSEYMFLDNTACNLASLNLMKYFKDEDCSEFDVESIRHASRLWTVVLEIAVLMAQFPSKEIAELSYVFRTLGLGFANIGAALMVQGVPYDSEKGCAIAGALTCMMHMKAYETSAELAGELGPFEGYERNKEHMLRVLRNHKRAAYDADDEAYEGLTITPMGISEDHCPAYLLNAARKNADAAVELGEKNGYRNAQVTVIAPTGTIGLVMDCDTTGIEPDFALVKFKKLAGGGYFKIINQSVPLALKNLGYKKNEIDDIINYAKGSGALEGCPHINPETLKEKGFTDEKLEAIEEALPGSFDIKFAFNHWTLGEDFCKDVLGLSEDQLSDHNFDMLRYLGFSKDQIQDANDYVCGTMTIEGAPHLKEKDYPVFDCANKCGRIGKRFISAEGHINMMAAAQPFISGAISKTINLPNEATVEDFKDAYMQSWEKMLKANALYRDGSKLSQPLNSMNDVIEELEDEDEDTASAQDKVVQTAEKIIHKYVARRKRLPFRRNGYTQKVKIGGQSVYLRTGEYENGQLGEIFIDMHREGAAFRSLTNCFAIAISLGLQHGVPLEEFVDAFTFTKFEPSGMVNGSPHVKMTTSVIDYIFRELAVTYLGREDLAHVAPEDILKRKLRPSEEEELADEVAKKSQTKNKTKTVNEGANVIQKEQYQQEDDAESDYDRAKQLGYTGDSCSECGSMTMIRNGTCLKCMTCGSTTGCS
- a CDS encoding DUF3047 domain-containing protein; this encodes MDINMRYILTVIVLLFVFVGNGFAQPVNLNPDSIDSFVMDPATFNEEDNSNSVWELAPFGRKDPTIYRSAKKENGDPIIEASSKQSISSVKVELNANPEIFPIIEWEWMVQSVLESGDVTEKDGDDYAARIYITFDYPVSDLGFGDRIKYRFYTTFTSFDVPTRALNYVWANKAKVGSIHSNPYTDWVQVVAVQSGNEKAGTWQSEKRNILEDYRAAFGEEPPAITGIQIMTDSDNTGESAEAAYGKIILKKRSSSSGMND
- a CDS encoding thioesterase, which produces MPKHTYSYTVPFKVRSYEVDHHQEANISSICNYFQEAAGLHARELKFDISDLQKKGLTWILYKLQVKVYTFPKRWESLRVTTWPSTGDGLRAYRDYELYNEEDKVLAVGLSQWMVVDIHKKRPVKMPDELMSSRFKTDNHVLELNKNNLMSVTDKDAEFISTAGLNDLDMNKHVNNVRYIDWMTGYNFTECKSKKCNEIIIQYSAETKVGDKIYLARNFNPDSKDEIDYTLFKNTEKRIIANAKTFWS